The following are encoded together in the Hypnocyclicus thermotrophus genome:
- the pdxA gene encoding 4-hydroxythreonine-4-phosphate dehydrogenase PdxA, protein MKSRLAITMGDPFGIGPEICIKFFDNLYKVEEKNFFCFLIGSKNVVEYYLKKYCIDLEIELIEDIYSIEKLNNKNGVLPLLNIDFEFNKENIGKDNKLGGEYSIKYLNQAIKICDYKIIDGIVTAPISKNSINLAGYKYSGHTTYFAEKTKTKDFAMILKGEKVIVLLNSTHLSLNDAIKKVKKDNIINKIKLAEFAKKELGLNGKIAVAGLNPHNGENGLFGDEEIKEIVPAVKEMQEEGINVEGPIVPDTLFVKMLKGEYVISVVMYHDQGLIPVKLESFGSAVNITIGLPFVRTSVDHGTAFDIAGKNIADESSLNKAVTTAINIIKNKKKDLLNFVEVEYI, encoded by the coding sequence AAAAGTAGATTAGCAATAACAATGGGGGATCCGTTTGGAATAGGGCCAGAAATTTGTATTAAATTTTTTGATAATCTTTACAAAGTAGAAGAAAAAAATTTTTTTTGTTTTTTAATTGGAAGTAAAAATGTAGTAGAGTATTATTTAAAAAAATATTGTATTGATCTAGAAATAGAATTAATTGAAGATATTTACTCTATTGAAAAATTAAATAATAAAAATGGAGTTTTACCATTATTGAATATAGATTTTGAATTTAATAAGGAAAATATTGGAAAAGATAATAAATTAGGTGGAGAATATTCTATAAAATATCTTAATCAAGCTATAAAAATATGTGATTATAAAATTATTGATGGAATAGTTACAGCTCCAATTAGTAAAAATAGTATAAATTTAGCGGGATATAAATATAGTGGGCACACGACTTATTTTGCAGAAAAAACTAAAACAAAAGATTTCGCAATGATATTAAAGGGTGAGAAAGTAATAGTTTTATTAAATAGTACTCATTTATCATTAAATGATGCCATAAAAAAAGTTAAAAAAGATAATATTATAAATAAAATAAAATTAGCAGAATTTGCTAAAAAAGAGTTAGGATTAAATGGTAAAATAGCAGTAGCTGGACTTAATCCTCACAATGGAGAAAATGGATTATTTGGAGATGAGGAAATAAAAGAAATTGTACCAGCAGTTAAAGAGATGCAAGAAGAGGGGATAAATGTAGAAGGTCCTATTGTACCAGATACTTTGTTTGTAAAAATGTTAAAAGGTGAATATGTGATAAGTGTTGTTATGTATCATGATCAAGGATTAATACCAGTAAAATTAGAGAGTTTTGGTAGTGCTGTGAATATAACAATAGGACTTCCATTTGTAAGAACTTCTGTTGACCATGGGACTGCATTTGATATAGCAGGGAAAAATATAGCCGATGAAAGTAGCTTAAATAAAGCAGTAACAACTGCAATTAATATAATAAAAAATAAGAAAAAAGATTTGTTGAATTTTGTAGAAGTGGAGTATATTTAG